From one Raphanus sativus cultivar WK10039 unplaced genomic scaffold, ASM80110v3 Scaffold0021, whole genome shotgun sequence genomic stretch:
- the LOC130500724 gene encoding uncharacterized protein LOC130500724, whose translation MFFLVTCVCVWEGNATWVTVEENIPDSKTKKLKVREGRTVTNLGIEQSDETEFKETELGTLICNRNPSFTLLNFLLGVQKTIEDVFYSVNKERSITLWFYCKDDPCTQKCAQVFNDLKDQNPRSSLRIVPISPPKFKEAKMIENNPAIIITFKAKAIFTDTNSLVRGQKSKAISKTNSLVRDQEWTMEWKEEELKWKLVHVSEF comes from the exons atgttttttttggtgaCTTGTGTTTGTGTCTGGGAAGGAAATGCCACATGGGTTACCGTCGAAGAAAATATACCAGATTCAAAAACGAAGAAGTTGAAGGTTAGAGAGGGTCGAACAGTTACGAACTTAGGGATTgagcaaag TGATGAGACGGAGTTTAAAGAAACAGAGCTTGGTACACTGATTTGTAATAGAAATCC ATCTTTCACCTTGTTGAATTTTCTTCTCGGAGTTCAGAAAACCATTGAAGATGTCTTCTATTCAGTTAACAAG GAAAGGAGTATCACATTATGGTTCTATTGCAAGGATGATCCATGCACCCAAAAGTGTGCCCAAGTGTTCAACGATTTAAAAGACCAGAATCCTCGTAGCAGTCTCAGG ATTGTGCCTATATCGCCACCCAAATTTAAAGAGGCAAAGATGATTGAAAATAATCCCGCAATCATCATCACG TTCAAGGCGAAAGCAATCTTCACTGACACGAACTCCTTGGTGCGCGGCCAAAAGTcgaaagcaatctccaagacgAACTCCTTGGTGCGCGACCAAGAGTGGACAATGGAATGGAAAGAGGAGGAACTAAAGTGGAAGCTAGTCCATGTGTCTGAATTTTAA
- the LOC108831826 gene encoding protein arginine N-methyltransferase 1.5: MRLGERGGWERSESRYCGVETDFSADVPSLLSFHISTGGFDYVLAPLMNPSYRPSLVEGNGSETQALPVSGSDLVLSPSQWSSHVVGICFSFVDSEDEVLRMDSETTLKQEIAWATHLSLQACLLPTPKGTSCANYARCVNQILQGLTNLQVVYEVPLVKSDGDSMGSEGLTDSWELWNSFRLLCEHDSKLSVALDVMSTLPSENSLGRWMGESVRAAILSTDSFLTNARGYPCLSKRHQKLIAGFFDHTVQVVVSGKPVHNLPKASDSNTEGSQRHPLRSYLDYVAYLFQKMEPLPEQERIELGYRDFLQAPLQPLMDNLEAQTYETFERDSTKYIQYQRAVVKALVDRVPDEKASELTTVLMVVGAGRGPLVRASLQAAEETGRKIKVYAVEKNPNAVVTLHNLVKMEGWEGIVTIISCDMRFWSASEKADILVSELLGSFGDNELSPECLDGVQRFLKPDGISIPSSYTSFIQPVTASKLYNDVKAHKDLAHFETAYVVKLHSVAKLAPSQSVFTFTHPNFSTKTNNQRYKKLHFNLPSDSGSALVHGLAGYFDSVLYKDVHLGIEPTTATPNMFSWFPIFFPLRKPVVVHPDSPLEVHFWRCCGSSKVWYEWSVSSPTPSPMHNTNGRSYWVGL, translated from the exons ATGCGGCTGGGAGAGAGAGGAGGATGGGAGAGGAGTGAGTCGAGGTACTGCGGCGTTGAGACTGATTTCTCCGCCGATGttccttctcttctctccttccACATCTCCACCGGCGGCTTTGACTATGTCCTTGCTCCTCTG ATGAACCCTTCGTATAGACCGAGCTTAGTTGAAGGAAACGGTTCGGAAACTCAGGCTCTTCCAGTATCTGGCTCTGACTTAGTCTTGTCACCTTCTCAGTGGAGTAGCCATGTTGTTGGTATATGTTTCTCT TTCGTGGATTCTGAAGATGAGGTCTTGCGAATGGATTCTGAAACCACGTTGAAACAAGAAATAGCGTGGGCTACACATCTCTCCTTACAG GCGTGCCTTCTTCCTACTCCTAAAGGGACCTCGTGCGCCAATTATGCCAGATGTGTTAACCAGATCTTACAAGGCCTGACTAACTTGCAGGTGGTTTATGA GGTTCCGCTGGTGAAGTCTGATGGTGATTCAATGGGATCAGAGGGTCTG ACTGATTCCTGGGAACTGTGGAACTCGTTTCGTCTTCTCTGTGAGCATGACAGTAAGCTGTCTGTTGCTCTTGATGTTAT GAGTACACTACCCTCTGAAAATTCACTTGGACGCTGGATGGGAGAGTCTGTCAGGGCAGCCATATTAAGCACTGAT TCGTTTCTAACAAATGCACGGGGTTATCCTTGCTTGTCAAAACGCCACCAAAAGCTAATAGCAGGATTTTTTGATCATACTGTCCAG GTTGTAGTTTCTGGAAAGCCTGTTCATAATCTTCCAAAGGCTTCTGATTCTAACACTGAGG GTTCGCAGAGGCATCCCCTGCGGTCATATTTGGACTATGTTGCTTATCTGTTCCAGAAAATGGAACCTCTTCCTGAACAGGAGCGCATAGAG CTTGGCTACAGGGATTTTTTGCAGGCACCCCTGCAG CCTCTGATGGATAACCTGGAAGCCCAAACCTATGAGACGTTTGAGAGAGACTCTACTAAATACATCCAA TATCAAAGAGCAGTTGTTAAAGCCTTGGTGGACAGGGTCCCTGATGAAAAAGCGTCCGAGTTAACTACT GTCTTGATGGTTGTGGGAGCAGGAAGAGGACCCCTTGTGAGGGCATCATTGCAG GCAGCTGAAGAAACTGGTCGCAAGATTAAAGTTTATGCTGTCGAAAAGAACCCTAATGCAGTTGTAACGCTCCAT AATTTGGTTAAGATGGAAGGGTGGGAAGGCATTGTGACGATAATATCCTGCGACATGCGTTTTTGGAGTGCTTCGGAGAAAGCTGATATATTG GTTAGCGAGCTGCTGGGTTCTTTTGGAGACAATGAACTCTCTCCTGAGTGTCTTGATGGAGTCCAAAGGTTTCTGAAGCCAGATGGAATTTCAATACCATCCTC GTATACAAGTTTCATACAACCTGTAACAGCTTCGAAGCTTTACAATGAC GTTAAGGCTCATAAGGATCTTGCGCACTTTGAAACTGCTTATGTAGTCAAATTGCACAGTGTAGCTAAACTTGCTCCTTCCCAATCT GTTTTCACATTTACTCATCCAAACTTCTCGACAAAAACCAACAACCAACGCTACAAAAAGCTTCATTTCAATTTACCAAGCGACTCTGGCTCAGCCTTGGTACATG GATTAGCTGGCTATTTTGATTCCGTTCTGTATAAAGATGTCCATCTAGGGATCGAGCCTACAACGGCAACACCAAACATGTTTAGCTG GTTCCCAATCTTTTTCCCATTGAGGAAGCCTGTCGTGGTCCACCCTGATTCTCCATTAGAAGTACACTTTTGGAGGTGTTGTGGCTCCTCTAAg GTTTGGTATGAATGGTCAGTGTCTTCGCCTACTCCATCGCCGATGCACAACACCAATGGCCGTTCCTACTGGGTTGGCCTTTAG
- the LOC130500721 gene encoding wall-associated receptor kinase-like 17, protein MSCKNQNFSGFLILIKLLLLFLLIFYSAVLHASSSCLTECGGVQIQYPFGTGSSCYLEKAYNIDCRRNTSRNLVPFLSINGQEVEVVNISLPYENGIYDSLSFASVRIRFPIISTGCSAGGNDSVGSDLNLKGTPFFVHGKNRLVAAGCNSKVFLTHISPNMVGCELNCSLSTEPSRDSIPFFNTVGCSNTNGCTENRQEETGCDGNGCCQTSLPDEPRQVIGIRIESKDDVSSTTTREDPCRVAFLTDELYTLANAIVPRELFAKRYATLSLGWVIQTKNHWFLNSLVSKPENYCYYDGSNISESSYASCGCNSGYNGNPYDSVGCRDVDECSITPDNCIETAKCENYPGGYRCVGDGKTKAIIIGASTGFGILVVAGGVWWLRKFIIKRRVTKRQKKFFKRNGGLLLQQELSTREQNVETTRIFSSRELEKATENFSENRVLGQGGQGTVYKGMLVDGSTVAVKKSKVIDEDKLQEFINEVVILSQINHRHIVKLLGCCLETEVPILVYEFILNGNLFKHIHEESDDDYTMNWGMRLRIAVDVAGALSYLHSSTSSPIYHRDVKSTNILLDEKHRAKVADFGTSRSVTIDQTHWTTVVSGTVGYVDPEYYRSSQYTDKSDVYSSGVVLAELITGDKPVIKVQSTQEIISLAEHFRLVMKEERLSDIVDARIKDACKPDQVTAVANLAVKCLSSKGKKRPNMRQVFMELERICTSPEDSQVQQFHIDEEDEEEEEELEEERNFINKGDSWSVGVTAPAFSIDTSPSSDAEPLFSRLTW, encoded by the exons ATGAGCTGCAAAAATCAAAACTTCTCTGGTTTCTTGATTCTTATCAAGCTGTTGTTGTTATTCTTGCTGATCTTTTATTCTGCAGTTCTCCATGCTTCAAGCTCTTGTCTAACTGAATGCGGAGGAGTCCAAATCCAATACCCTTTTGGAACCGGAAGTAGCTGCTACCTGGAGAAGGCTTACAACATCGACTGTCGTCGCAATACGTCAAGAAACCTCGTCCCTTTCCTCTCTATAAATGGCCAAGAAGTAGAAGTTGTGAATATCTCTCTTCcgtatgaaaatggtatttatGATTCTCTGTCATTCGCGTCAGTTCGTATCAGATTCCCGATCATATCAACAGGATGTTCAGCGGGAGGAAATGATTCAGTGGGATCAGATCTGAACTTGAAGGGTACCCCATTTTTCGTTCACGGTAAAAACAGACTTGTAGCGGCTGGTTGCAACAGCAAAGTGTTCTTGACACATATAAGCCCCAACATGGTGGGATGCGAGTTGAATTGCAGTTTGTCCACAGAGCCAAGTAGAGATAGCATCCCTTTTTTCAACACTGTAGGGTGCTCGAACACCAACGGTTGTACAGAGAACAGACAGGAAGAAACAGGATGCGATGGTAACGGATGTTGTCAGACGAGTCTACCTGACGAGCCTAGACAAGTTATTGGTATCAGAATAGAGAGCAAAGATGATGTAAGCTCAACGACAACGAGAGAAGACCCTTGTAGGGTTGCCTTCTTAACAGATGAACTGTACACTTTGGCGAATGCGATAGTGCCAAGAGAGTTATTTGCTAAGAGATATGCTACACTTAGCCTAGGATGGGTAATACAAACGAAGAATCATTGGTTCCTCAACTCCTTGGTCAGTAAACCTGAAAATTATTGTTATTACGATGGAAGCAACATTTCTGAGAGTAGTTATGCAAGTTGTGGATGCAACAGTGGTTACAACGGTAACCCATATGATTCGGTTGGATGCAGAG ATGTTGATGAATGTAGCATCACACCCGACAATTGTATAGAAACAGCGAAATGTGAGAACTATCCTGGAGGCTATCGCTGCGTGGGCGACGGCAAGACTAAAGCAATAATTATAG GTGCGAGTACAGGTTTTGGAATCTTAGTCGTAGCTGGTGGAGTATGGTGGttgagaaaatttataataaagaGAAGGGTGACAAAGAGGCAGAAGAAGTTCTTCAAACGTAATGGAGGGCTACTGTTGCAACAAGAGCTAAGCACGAGAGAACAGAATGTTGAAACAACAAGGATATTCAGCTCAAGAGAGTTGGAGAAAGCCACCGAAAACTTCAGCGAAAACAGAGTTCTCGGACAGGGAGGTCAAGGCACTGTGTACAAAGGTATGCTTGTCGATGGTAGTACCGTTGCAGTGAAGAAATCCAAAGTTATAGATGAAGACAAACTACAAGAGTTCATCAACGAGGTGGTGATTCTCTCTCAGATCAACCATAGACACATAGTCAAACTATTGGGATGTTGTCTTGAGACAGAAGTTCCTATTTTAGTTTACGAATTTATCCTCAACGGAAACCTTTTCAAGCATATCCATGAAGAGTCTGATGATGATTACACTATGAACTGGGGAATGCGTCTACGCATAGCTGTGGACGTGGCAGGAGCTCTCTCTTATCTTCACTCTTCAACAAGTTCTCCGATTTATCACAGAGATGTCAAGTCAACAAACATACTACTAGACGAGAAGCACCGAGCCAAGGTGGCCGATTTTGGAACATCAAGGTCAGTTACAATAGATCAAACTCATTGGACAACAGTTGTTTCGGGTACGGTTGGTTATGTAGATCCAGAGTATTACCGGTCCAGCCAATACACAGACAAGAGTGATGTTTACAGCTCTGGAGTCGTACTAGCGGAACTTATTACTGGAGATAAGCCTGTCATAAAAGTACAAAGCACTCAAGAAATAATTAGCTTGGCAGAGCATTTCAGACTCGTCATGAAAGAAGAGAGGCTTTCTGATATTGTGGATGCTCGAATAAAAGATGCTTGCAAGCCGGATCAAGTAACTGCAGTGGCAAATCTGGCGGTGAAGTGTTTGAGCTCCAAAGGAAAGAAACGGCCAAATATGAGACAAGTTTTTATGGAGTTGGAGAGAATTTGTACTTCTCCAGAGGATTCACAGGTGCAGCAATTTCAcattgatgaagaagatgaagaggaggaagaagaactagaagaagaaagaaattttataaacaagGGGGATTCTTGGAGCGTTGGCGTGACTGCTCCAGCCTTTAGTATTGATACTTCACCTTCTTCAGATGCTGAACCACTGTTTTCTCGTTTGACATGGTGA